A genomic segment from Spinacia oleracea cultivar Varoflay chromosome 3, BTI_SOV_V1, whole genome shotgun sequence encodes:
- the LOC110796471 gene encoding putative clathrin assembly protein At1g25240, with product MKQLWRRASGKIKDRNSILMTSLTRKTKHRHPDLEAAVIRATSHDDSCVDYKNAQRVFMWVRTSPSHLVIFLWTLTRRLERTQDWIVALKSLILLHGVLCTKAPGTRKIGRLPFDLSGFQDGYIRDGPLRGACTSFVHAYFVFSDLKSVTLSAELHDEMELPIIVEEKDKIRMHLERVKRWQNLLETVLHVRPYGGIRMTDQVVVLEAMDCMVIEVYELYSKICDGIAKALLKIYSNRLGKAEASIALDVVHKANKQAQDLSDYFEFCQIIGVLRGTECPQIQHILEDDLLELEKIINGNGVSQSAAIMSDKADYKEEGTSNHNTESIVAVSERKDIVNDMERKKPHLKTIITDKWEVFDEDISQAKTGGGGGGGGGGGALVDPFAASSNVPPPKIHFNPFIDYQGKPSQYVLSLL from the coding sequence ATGAAGCAGCTATGGAGGAGAGCTTCGGGTAAAATCAAGGACAGAAACAGCATTTTAATGACAAGCTTAACAAGGAAGACGAAGCACAGGCATCCTGATCTTGAGGCAGCTGTAATCAGAGCTACGAGTCATGATGACTCTTGTGTTGATTACAAGAATGCACAGCGTGTGTTCATGTGGGTTAGGACCTCTCCATCTCATCTGGTCATTTTCTTATGGACTCTAACACGCCGATTAGAACGCACACAAGACTGGATTGTAGCTCTCAAGTCCTTAATCCTCCTTCATGGAGTCCTCTGCACAAAGGCCCCTGGCACACGTAAGATTGGACGTCTCCCCTTTGATCTTTCAGGGTTCCAAGATGGTTACATTCGTGATGGCCCCTTACGTGGGGCTTGCACTAGTTTTGTTCATGCTTACTTTGTCTTCTCCGACCTTAAGTCTGTCACGCTTTCAGCAGAGTTGCATGATGAAATGGAGCTTCCAATTATAGtagaggagaaagataagatAAGGATGCATCTTGAAAGGGTAAAACGATGGCAGAATCTCCTGGAAACAGTACTACATGTCAGACCGTATGGTGGCATCAGGATGACAGATCAAGTGGTGGTTCTCGAAGCTATGGATTGTATGGTTATTGAGGTATATGAGTTGTATAGTAagatttgtgatggaatagCTAAGGCATTGCTCAAAATTTACAGTAATCGGTTGGGAAAAGCAGAGGCTTCAATCGCTCTGGATGTAGTACACAAGGCCAACAAACAAGCACAAGACTTGTCTGATTATTTCGAGTTTTGCCAAATAATTGGGGTGCTTCGTGGAACTGAATGTCCACAAATTCAACACATTCTGGAAGACGACTTATTAGAACTCGAGAAAATTATCAACGGAAATGGGGTCTCGCAGTCAGCAGCAATTATGTCAGATAAAGCTGATTATAAAGAGGAAGGTACTAGTAATCACAATACAGAATCTATAGTGGCAGTAAGTGAAAGAAAAGATATAGTAAATGATATGGAAAGGAAAAAGCCACATTTGAAGACAATAATTACAGATAAATGGGAGGTGTTTGATGAAGATATCAGCCAAGCTAAGactggaggaggaggaggaggaggaggaggaggaggagcatTGGTGGATCCGTTTGCAGCTTCTTCGAATGTTCCACCACCCAAGATTCACTTCAACCCCTTTATTGATTATCAAGGTAAACCTTCTCAGTATGTACTTAGCTTGTTATAG
- the LOC110796470 gene encoding pentatricopeptide repeat-containing protein At2g36980, mitochondrial, producing the protein MSSALFKTTSIIVAAIRTGRIVYARKLFDEMPNRDTVAWNAMLTSYSHLGIYPEVFSLFREMRNADTKPDSFTFTATLSACAGAGDVKYGSVIHGLVVVSGCQNSLPVGNSLIDMYGKCMSPCSSEKVFEEMGLRNEVSWCSLLFSCTNAGRLDVAAEVFCRMPERVEISWNIMIAGYARHGDCESCLSLFRQMRESGGCPDQWTLSALVNSHVGREETRYGRMIHAFVAKSGWYTSVEVQNSILSFYTESGCRDDVSKALESIDCWNQVSWNSVIDAHMKMGNTHEACSLFQKMPEKNIVSWTSMVAGYARQGQEAEAILLFVNMMRDSVKPDKLAFGAILLACSGLALLGHGLMIHGCLIRHGFHACVYVVNGLVNMYAKCGDLPGASRAFSDVVNKDLVSWNTMLFAYGLHGRASQALHHYEEMLAQGIKPDVVTFIGLLMTCSHAGLFEKAQYLLESMSSVHGLSHEMHHVACILDLLGRGGFLAEARVFSQGVKALKENSSETMLGACSINLDIHLAKEIGQELIISEPRDEMSYVLMSNLYCASGQWRKAETVRKTMADQGVQKTPGCSWIELKNESTSFVSWDYSHPYMDKMCKILSILEIELRYPCFSNYGN; encoded by the coding sequence atgtcttccgctttgttCAAAACCACATCCATTATTGTGGCAGCTATAAGAACAGGTAGAATAGTGTATGCACGCAAGCTGTTCGACGAAATGCCTAACAGAGATACAGTTGCTTGGAATGCAATGCTTACATCTTATTCTCATCTGGGTATTTACCCAGAAGTCTTTTCACTGTTCCGTGAGATGAGAAATGCCGATACTAAGCCTGACAGTTTCACATTCACTGCTACTCTGAGCGCTTGTGCTGGTGCAGGAGATGTGAAATATGGTTCAGTAATTCATGGTTTAGTCGTTGTTTCTGGGTGTCAGAATTCACTTCCTGTTGGAAACTCTCTTATTGATATGTATGGCAAGTGCATGAGTCCTTGCAGTTCTGAGAAAGTGTTCGAGGAGATGGGATTGCGGAATGAAGTGTCCTGGTGTTCACTTCTGTTTTCCTGTACTAATGCTGGTCGTTTAGATGTTGCTGCAGAAGTCTTTTGTAGGATGCCGGAAAGGGTTGAAATTTCTTGGAACATTATGATTGCTGGTTATGCGCGGCATGGAGATTGTGAGTCGTGTTTGAGCTTGTTTAGACAAATGAGAGAGAGCGGTGGTTGCCCCGATCAATGGACTCTGAGTGCCCTAGTAAACTCACACGTCGGAAGGGAGGAAACCCGATATGGACGCATGATCCATGCTTTTGTGGCTAAAAGTGGATGGTATACATCCGTTGAAGTGCAAAACTCAATCCTGAGCTTTTATACTGAGTCAGGATGTCGAGATGATGTTAGCAAAGCTCTTGAATCCATCGACTGCTGGAATCAAGTTTCCTGGAACTCTGTCATTGATGCTCATATGAAAATGGGGAATACCCATGAAGCTTGCAGTCTGTTTCAAAAAATGCCAGAAAAGAATATTGTTTCCTGGACATCAATGGTTGCTGGATACGCAAGACAAGGGCAGGAAGCAGAAGCCATTTTACTGTTCGTTAATATGATGAGAGATTCTGTTAAACCTGACAAGCTAGCATTTGGTGCAATCCTCCTTGCGTGTTCTGGTTTGGCTTTACTTGGGCATGGTTTGATGATACACGGATGTTTGATACGGCATGGTTTCCATGCTTGTGTTTACGTAGTGAATGGGTTGGTTAACATGTATGCGAAGTGTGGAGACTTACCTGGAGCAAGCAGAGCATTTAGTGATGTCGTGAACAAGGATTTAGTATCATGGAACACAATGTTGTTTGCATACGGGTTGCATGGACGGGCCAGCCAAGCCCTGCATCATTATGAAGAAATGTTGGCACAAGGAATAAAACCAGATGTTGTGACATTCATTGGTTTATTAATGACTTGTAGCCATGCTGGTCTTTTTGAGAAGGCTCAATATCTTTTGGAGTCAATGTCATCAGTTCATGGCCTATCTCATGAAATGCATCATGTAGCGTGTATATTAGATTTGCTTGGGCGTGGTGGGTTTCTAGCGGAAGCCAGAGTCTTTTCTCAGGGAGTAAAAGCTTTAAAGGAAAACTCGTCTGAAACAATGCTTGGAGCATGTTCAATAAATCTAGACATACATTTGGCAAAAGAAATTGGCCAAGAATTGATTATTTCAGAGCCTCGGGATGAGATGAGTTATGTTTTAATGTCCAATTTGTATTGTGCAAGTGGGCAGTGGAGAAAAGCTGAGACAGTGAGGAAGACTATGGCCGACCAAGGAGTACAGAAAACGCCTGGATGTAGTTGGATTGAATTGAAAAATGAATCAACAAGTTTTGTTTCATGGGATTATTCACATCCATACATGGACAAGATGTGTAAGATTCTTAGTATTCTTGAAATTGAATTGAGATATCCATGCTTTTCTAATTACGGAAATTAA